GGGCGTGTTTAGGTGGGAATGGCACGTTAATAGGAGCGTCTGCTAACGTAGTTGTAGCTGGTTTGGCAGCGAGTGCCAAGCACCCCGTCGGCTTCTTACGCTTTGCCCTTTACGGGATGCCGGTTGTATTGTTTTCGCTGATTGTTTGTACCATTTACGTATATGTCCGATACTTATTGCCTTTTATCGTGGCCTCCCATTAGCATAAGTCCTTCTCTCCTAGCTCAAACTATCCTTAACAGTTTACTTTGAGAGAGGGATTTTTAAATGGGAGACGCAGATTTACTCATCGTCATTTTTCGAACCTTTTTAAATTATGTCATTATCGTGATTATCTTTAGGTTGATGGGCAAGCGTGAGATAGGAGAATTAAGTATCATTGACCTTGTCGTCTTTATCATGCTAGCTGAGATAGCTGTGTTCTCAATTGAGGACCCTGATGAGACGATTGTACACGCAGTCGTGCCCATGATTATTCTACTTATTATTCAACGGACAAGTGCGTTGTTGTCGTTAAAGAGCAAGTGGTTCCGCGAAATGCTAGAAGGTCGCCCCTCGGTCATTATTCGGAATGGCCGCATTGACGAGCACGAAATGCGTAGGCAACGATATAACTATGACGATTTCATGATGCAGCTTAGGGAAAAGGGTGTACAGAGCGTCGCAGATGTAGACTTCGCCGTATTAGAACCGTCTGGTAAGCTTTCCGTCTTCCAGAATGAGAATGCGGAGAATAACCGTGAACGTAATGGATTTATCTTACCTCTCATTACAGATGGGGTTATCCAGAATGAGAATCTGCATATGAATGAAAGAGATGAATCATGGCTTCGGAAGGAATTAAAGAAGCGCGGGTATGAAGATCTTAATAAGATTTCTTTTTTAACGGTGGATGACCAGAATGAATGGTATATTGATGTCATAGATGAGATGAAATAAGAAATCATCGGGAGAGATTCCTTATTTCATGAATAGGAGGGGAAACAATGAACTTTTCTTGGCACAAAGAAGCCGCCACACAGTGGAATGGGCGGGCAGAGAATTGGCAAGAGCGCAGTAAAGAAATGTGGGATCAAGGAAGTCGAAAAAGTATTATTCCATTTCTGGCTCAACATATCCCAGCAAACAGCGTTGTAGGAGATCTTGGCTGTGGGGATGGGTATGGGTCACATAAACTTGTGGAAGCTGGTTATAACGTAGTTGGTGTCGATATTTCCGAGGAAATGACGGAACGTGCCAAAAGGGCAGCAGCGCATACCGAGGAATGCTTAACGTTTCGTCAAGGCGATTTAATTGCACTTCCGTTTGAAGATGGCACATTTGATGGGGTTATGGCCATTAATTCCATTGAATGGGTAGAGCAACCGTTGCGTGCATTAAATGAAATAAAGAGAGTCGTAAAGAGCGGTGGGAAGCTTTGTCTAGGATTGTTAGGGCCTACAGCAGGTCCAAGGGACAACAGCTACCAACGTCTCTATGAAAATCCAGTTATTATGAACACAATGATGCCTTGGGAGTTTGAACGTCTCGCTAAAGAGAACGGTTGGAAATACGTGGACGGAAAGCCCGTTTATAAGGATGAGGTGGAAGGTAAGCATAGCGTTGGCCTACCTAAAGACCTTCAACAGTCTCTTTCATTTATGTGGTTATTTATGCTTGAGAAAGTAGAGTAACTCATAACGTAACAAACAGCTGAGGTGAACATCACCTCAGCTGTTTTTAGTTTATTTCTTCTTAAATAGCGGCAATTGTTGAAGCTCATCTTTCGTAATAAATCTTAGTGCGAATAAGAGCACAATATAGACAGCGGTATAGAGACATAGCAGTAAGAGGAATGATTGAACGCTGTTTGCAGCTCCAGGGAATAAGTTGTTTAAGAATGTTCCGACAAGCCAAGTGGTGGCAAATAACGTTACCATCTTTATAAGGTCTGCGACTGGAATCTTAAATTGAATGGCGTTCATCAGCGTAAATAAATGCAAGAGTGTAACAAGAACGACTCCTACAACAATAGCAATGGCAACTCCCATTATTCCGAAGTCCTCGCGCGTTGCGAGTGTGAACATAACAGCAAATTTCACAAGAGCCCCGATGAGTGAGTTCCACATCGCTGCTTTAGCAAGGTCGAGTGATTGTAGTGCAGCTTGGAGGGGAGCTTGGAAATAAAGGAGAAGGAATAAAGGTCCCATTACGTATAAGAATGGAGCAGCATTCCCGCTACCGTACATAAATGTGAGAATCGGATGTGCAAAGATGGTTAATATAACGGTCGCAAGTGCACCTGAAGCAAACGACAAGCGAATAGCTTGTCTAATCCGGTAATGAGTAAGTTGTTGATTCCCTTTCGCTTCGGCTTCACTAATATTTGGAACAAGTGCTACAGATAGCGACTGTGTAATAAACGTTGGCAGTAAGAGGAGAGGAAGCGCATACCCTGTTAACTCCCCGTATTGCTTCGTTGCGACAACGGTTTGAACTCCTGCAATTGCTAAACTTTGGGCAACTACTATGGGTTCAAAGAAGAAGGAAAGAGAGCCTACCATCCTGCTTCCAGTCGTTGGTAGGGCGATGGACATTAACCCCTGGAGCGTTTCTTTCCCTTCCTTCACATAATTCATGAACCCCATGCGTAGTCGAATTCGTTTCTTTGTCTTGAACATGTAGATCATATAAAGCAACGACACGAACTCACCAAGGACGACGGATATCATGGCCCCAGCGGCTGCAAATTCCACTCCATAGGGTAGAAGCATATTTGTAAATAACGCAACACAACTAATTCGTACGATTTGCTCAATGACTTGTGAATAGGCTTGAGGGCGCATGTTCTGCCTTCCTTGAAAGTACCCTCGTAACACAGAAGAAATGGCAACTATCGGGACAATTGGGCTGATGGCTAACAACGGATACATCGTTCTTGAGTCAGTTAACAGCGTATGTGAGAGAAGTGGTGCAAGCATAATCATTCCTGTTGTGAACAAAATGCTTAGCACGCCTGTTACAAGTAAAGAGGTAACTAGAATTTTTTTGATTTTTTGTAGGTCTCCCGTTGCTTCTGCTTCAGCTACGCGCTTCGAAATCGCTACAGGTAATCCAAATTGAGTCAAAGTAATGACAAGTACGAGAGTTGGAATCGCCATCATATAAAGGCCGACCCCTTCTTCTCCCATTATTCTAGCTACTACGATACGGTTCACAAAGCCTAGAACGCGTGTAATCATCCCTGCCGCAATCAAAATGAGCGTCCCTTGTAAAAAGGTTTGCTTGCTCATTATCATGACCTACCTTCTCAAAAAATTGAAATTCATATACAATGAATGTATATGCGTAGATGGTGGTCAAGCATGACAAGCAATCATTGAAGATTAGGTAGGGGGATTGTACGCTTGAAAGAGAAGTTGGTTCATTTTTTTATTGAGACTTTTAGTTTTTTACCCGATGAATGGGTTGTCATCGTAATCTCTGCGATGCCAATTTTAGAACTGCGCGGGGGCTTGCCCGTTGCATATGGCATCTATGACTTTACTTTCTGGAAGTCGTATTGGTTGAGTGTATTCGGGAATGTCCTTCCGATTATTCCTCTTCTATTATTGTTTCGCCCAATTAGCAATTGGTTCATGCGTTTTAATTGGTATGAGAGGATGTATACGTGGTTATACGAGCGAACGATGAAGAAGAGTGGGAACGTTGAGAAGTTCGGGGCACTTGGCCTAATCCTTTTTACTGCTGTCCCATTGCCAACGACAGGTGCTTACAGCGCGTGTTTGGCGGCAGCGTTCTTTGCAATAAGATTCGGTTATGCGTTTCTATCCATCGTCGCAGGCGTATTAATTGCGGGAATTGTAATGGGAATTCTATCATTCTCAATTCTATAATACTGATTACGAGTTGGGAGGCTTTAACGTGGAAGAAGAAATGCAAGAAGAACGACTAGCCGTTAGACCTGTCCATGAATGGAAGAGTGACGTACGACCGGTTATCGTGAGCAAGGTAGAGGAATTTCAGATGCTTGGGTATCCAAGCGTGAGCGAAGAAGAGATTTGGAGATGCATGGAGAAGAAGGTGTGGCGAGGCCAACCGGAGAAGCGGATTTACGAAGTCGTGCAAGACCTTTTCCATCTGGATTCAGGTACATATATGAGCTTTCTTGCACATGAAACTTATAAAGATACAGATTTAATGACGCAAATTCAGTCCCTTCAACAAGAGGCTCAGGATTGGTCATTGTAAGAAGAGAACATTGACAACTAGTTTTAAACCTTTCTAAAATAAGGTATCACCATCAAGATTGAACATTATTGGTTGGAATGATAGAAGGAGGCACAAACGCTCATGGTTAAACGAGGACGGATCGTTGCCTTTTTCCTATTGGTGCTGCTCATAGCTGGTTCCATAGGAACGACGATTCAAAGCGTGACAAAAGATACAAGACTAGGGCTTGACCTTCAAGGTGGATTCGAAATTCTTTATGAAGTAACACCGTTAGAAGAATCCTCTGGAGGGGAAGACGATGGAGTTAACAGAGAAACGTTAGAAGCTACCGTTCAGGCGCTACGCCAACGTGTAGATGTTCTTGGTATAAGTGAAACGTCCATCAACATAGAAGGAGAAGACCGTATTCGTGTGAAGCTTGCTGGAATTGAGGACCAAGATAAAGCACGAGAACTGTTATCGACTTCTGCAACCCTATCGTTTAGAGATGTGAATGATGAAGAACGATTAAGTGGAAATGCTGTCGTAGACGGGAGTGCGAAGCAAGATTTCCACCCAGATACGAAAGAACCAATTGTATCTGTTCGACTTGAAAGCGCAGAGAAGTTTGGTCAACTAACATCTGAAATTAAAGATATGCAAAATCCGGATACTCCTTACCCTGATAATAAACTCGTCATTTGGCTTGATTATGAAGAGGGTGATTCGTACGCTGAGGAAGTAACGAAAGAAGATCCTAAATACATATCTGACCCATCTGTAACTGAAACACTTCGTACATCAAACGTAATGATTACAGGAAGTCCATTTACGATTGATGAAGCGAAAGAGCTAGCAGATATCTTGAACGCTGGAGCGCTACCAGTGAAGATGGAAGAGATTTATTCAAACTCTGTAGGTGCCCAATTTGGTGAGAAGGCGTTAGATAAGACAATCACCGCTGGATTTATCGGGATTGGTGTCATTCTAATCTTCATGATGGCCTACTATCGTTTACCAGGCGTTGTAGCGGCGATTACATTAAGCTTATACATCTTCCTCATACTCGTTGTATTTAATGCGTTACAAGGTGTGTTAACGTTGCCTGGAATAGCTGCCCTTGTATTAGGTGTCGGTATGGCGGTAGATGCGAATATCATCACCTACGAACGGATTAAGGAAGAATTAAAGGCTGGTAAGTCAATTCTATCCGCCTACAGATCTGGTAACAATCGTTCCCTCGCAACCATTCTTGATGCCAACATTACAACGCTCATTGCAGCAATTGTATTGTTCTCATTTGGTACCAGTTCTGTAAAAGGTTTCGCAACCATGCTCATTATGAGTATTTTGCTGAGCTTTATTACTGCTGTATATGGTTCTCGTCTCCTCCTAGGGCTTTGGGTGAAGAGCCGAGCTTTAAATAAGAAGCCTGGGTTGTTTGGACTGAAGGCTAGCCAAATCCAGAATATTGAAGACGGAGAAGAGGTAGAACCGCTCGTATTTGGTCGTAGCTTCGATTTCGTCAAACATCGTAAAAAATTCTTTAGTATTTCAATTGGCCTTGTGTTAGCGGGAGTCATTGCCATCTCTACCCTTGGTCTTAACGTAGGGATTGACTTTACTAGTGGTTCTCGTATTGAAGTCTTATCGGACGGATCAATCACTACAGAGAAGGTTCAGTCGATTTATGAAGAATTAGAGTTAGAGCCAGAGAGCATTGTTCTTTCAGGAGACAATGATGACATTGCTGTAGCCCGATTTGATACGAACCTCGACCAAGGAACGATTGAGAAAGTGAACCAAGCCTTTGAAGATGAATTAGGCAATCGACCTAAGGTGAGTACTGTTTCTCCAATCGTTGGGCAAGAGCTAGTTGAGAATGCGATCTATGCAGTGGCCATTGCTTCTGTCGGGATTATTATTTATGTAACACTCCGATTTGAGATTTATTATGCGTTGACAGCAATCATTGCATTGCTTCACGATGCATTCTTTATCGTGGCTCTATTTAGTGTCACGAGAGTGGAATTTGATATTACGATTATTGCAGCAATCTTGACGATTGTCGGGTATTCCGTCAACGACACGATTGTCACCTTTGACCGAATTCGTGAAAACGTGAGGGCGAAGAAGCGAGTTAAGTCATTTGAGGAGTTAGCTCAAATTGTAAATCGAAGTTTAATGCAGACGCTTGGACGAAGCATTAACACCGTATTAACGGTTGTCTTTGCTGCATTGGCTCTCTTGTTGTTTGGTGCAAACTCAATAACAAACTTCTCCTTTGCGCTTGTTGTAGGTCTTGCTGCCGGTACGTATTCATCCATGTTCATTGCTGCTCAATTGTGGCTTGTATGGAGAGGACGCAATCTTGACAAGAAACCAATTATCTACAAAGAGAAAAAGCAGACAGGTGGACCACAAGTCTAAGGTAAGACCCCGGTAACGGGGTCTTTTTGTTTGCCGTGTTTCAATTTGAGGTAGGTTAGAAGTAAGAAATCATTTGAGGAGTGAGAGAAATGAAAGGCCAAACGAATTTTATACTTGCATTGGTATTTGCCCTTCTTGTAGCGGTATTCGCTGTGATTAATGTAGATGCTGTAGAAGTGAATTATCTATTTGGAATAGGTCAGGCTCCCTTAATCCTTGTCATTCTCGTATCTGTATTAATGGGCGGTGTGATCGCGGGAGCTGTAGGTGCTGTGCGTTTCTACCGACTACAACGTGAGATTCGTACACTGAAGCAAAAGTTGCAAGAATACGAATCAACACCGTTAACGAATGAAGCAATAGAAGAAGAGGAATCGAACGAAAAAACAGAATCGACTCCATAAACATCGTTAAATTTTCATAATAAAATCAATTTGCTACCCCTGATTCCCTCTTGTATAATGAGTTAGTCAGGGGTGAATCTATGTTAAGAAGTAAAGCAAAATGGGATGTTTCCGCACTATCGGAGCCTTCCGTCACAATTGATGATTCATTGTCCGTTTCTACGTTAACACAACGTTTGTTAAGACAACGAGGCATTCATACGAAAGAAGCTGCACTGGAGTTTCTTACGCCAGATTTAGACAAGCTACATGACCCTATGCTCTTTGATGACATGCAAAAGTCTGTAGACCGCGTGCGTCAGGCTGTTCAAAACGATGAACGTGTACTCGTTTTCGGAGATTACGATGCCGATGGCGTTAGTGCAACAACGGTCATGGTTGAGGCATTAAGAGAGGTTGGGGCAACGGTAGATTATTATATCCCCAATCGATTCACTGAAGGATATGGTCCAAATGAGGCAGCCTTTCGGAAAGCGAAAGAGGCCGGAGTTTCTTTAATTATAACGGTTGATACAGGTATAGCGGCTGTACACGAAGCGGCAGTTGCGAAAGAATTGGATATAGATTTAATTATTACAGATCACCACGAGGTTCAAGAACAACTACCAGATGCGTACGCCCTTCTTCATCCAAAGCATTCAAGTCATTATCCGTTTCCTGAATTAGCGGGTGTGGGTGTTGCATTCAAGTTTGCACACGCGTTACTTGAGGAGTTTCCAAAGCACTTGCTCGATTTAGTAGTGATTGGAACGATTGCGGATCTTGTTCCCCTTCACGGTGAGAACCGAATACTTGCTTACTGTGGGTTGAAGGCTATCACACGATCAATTCGTCCAGGTATTGTAGCGTTGAAGAATATCTGTGGTATTGAAGGAACGATGACGGAGGAAGACATTGGGTTCATGATTGGACCAAGAATTAACGCAGTTGGTCGCTTGCAGGACGCTTCTCCGGCTGTACAACTCATGTTGACAGAGGATGATGAGGAAGCAGTCGCTTTAGCTGAAATGATTCAACAATTGAACCAACAACGTCAGAAGGTAGTTGCTGATATTTCGAAAGAAGCCGAAGCCATGATTGAAGCGGATGAATCAAAGTTGTCATCTGTACTCGTCGTAGGTAAAGAAGGTTGGAACCCAGGAGTACTTGGGATTGTAGCTTCTAAGCTTGTTCAGAAATATGACCGTCCAGCAATTGTCCTTGCCTTTGATCCGGATAAAGGGACAGCCAAAGGCTCTGCTAGAAGCATTGATGCGTTCGATTTGTTTGTGAACTGCATGGAAGTTCGACATTTATTCACCCATTTCGGGGGTCATAGTCAAGCGGCTGGGATGACATTGCCACTCGAACAAGTCGATTTGCTCCGCTCATCACTCTCGCAGATGGCTGATGATAAGCTTGCTCCGGAAGACTTTAGTCAATTACTTGCTATTGATGGCAAGGTTTCGTTAGATGAGATTACGCTTGAGAAGATTCATGAAATTAATAGTCTTGCACCATTCGGTATGGGCAATCCAAAGCCACTGTTCATGCTTGAAAAAGAGGTTCCAAGAGAAATGCGACAAATTGGCAGTCAGCTGAACCATTTGAAGTTACAGTTCAAAGCCGAAGGGGCCCCAATTGA
This genomic interval from Pontibacillus halophilus JSM 076056 = DSM 19796 contains the following:
- a CDS encoding DUF421 domain-containing protein, which produces MGDADLLIVIFRTFLNYVIIVIIFRLMGKREIGELSIIDLVVFIMLAEIAVFSIEDPDETIVHAVVPMIILLIIQRTSALLSLKSKWFREMLEGRPSVIIRNGRIDEHEMRRQRYNYDDFMMQLREKGVQSVADVDFAVLEPSGKLSVFQNENAENNRERNGFILPLITDGVIQNENLHMNERDESWLRKELKKRGYEDLNKISFLTVDDQNEWYIDVIDEMK
- a CDS encoding class I SAM-dependent methyltransferase, yielding MNFSWHKEAATQWNGRAENWQERSKEMWDQGSRKSIIPFLAQHIPANSVVGDLGCGDGYGSHKLVEAGYNVVGVDISEEMTERAKRAAAHTEECLTFRQGDLIALPFEDGTFDGVMAINSIEWVEQPLRALNEIKRVVKSGGKLCLGLLGPTAGPRDNSYQRLYENPVIMNTMMPWEFERLAKENGWKYVDGKPVYKDEVEGKHSVGLPKDLQQSLSFMWLFMLEKVE
- the spoVB gene encoding stage V sporulation protein B codes for the protein MSKQTFLQGTLILIAAGMITRVLGFVNRIVVARIMGEEGVGLYMMAIPTLVLVITLTQFGLPVAISKRVAEAEATGDLQKIKKILVTSLLVTGVLSILFTTGMIMLAPLLSHTLLTDSRTMYPLLAISPIVPIVAISSVLRGYFQGRQNMRPQAYSQVIEQIVRISCVALFTNMLLPYGVEFAAAGAMISVVLGEFVSLLYMIYMFKTKKRIRLRMGFMNYVKEGKETLQGLMSIALPTTGSRMVGSLSFFFEPIVVAQSLAIAGVQTVVATKQYGELTGYALPLLLLPTFITQSLSVALVPNISEAEAKGNQQLTHYRIRQAIRLSFASGALATVILTIFAHPILTFMYGSGNAAPFLYVMGPLFLLLYFQAPLQAALQSLDLAKAAMWNSLIGALVKFAVMFTLATREDFGIMGVAIAIVVGVVLVTLLHLFTLMNAIQFKIPVADLIKMVTLFATTWLVGTFLNNLFPGAANSVQSFLLLLCLYTAVYIVLLFALRFITKDELQQLPLFKKK
- a CDS encoding COG2426 family protein; this encodes MKEKLVHFFIETFSFLPDEWVVIVISAMPILELRGGLPVAYGIYDFTFWKSYWLSVFGNVLPIIPLLLLFRPISNWFMRFNWYERMYTWLYERTMKKSGNVEKFGALGLILFTAVPLPTTGAYSACLAAAFFAIRFGYAFLSIVAGVLIAGIVMGILSFSIL
- a CDS encoding post-transcriptional regulator, giving the protein MEEEMQEERLAVRPVHEWKSDVRPVIVSKVEEFQMLGYPSVSEEEIWRCMEKKVWRGQPEKRIYEVVQDLFHLDSGTYMSFLAHETYKDTDLMTQIQSLQQEAQDWSL
- the secDF gene encoding protein translocase subunit SecDF, whose protein sequence is MVKRGRIVAFFLLVLLIAGSIGTTIQSVTKDTRLGLDLQGGFEILYEVTPLEESSGGEDDGVNRETLEATVQALRQRVDVLGISETSINIEGEDRIRVKLAGIEDQDKARELLSTSATLSFRDVNDEERLSGNAVVDGSAKQDFHPDTKEPIVSVRLESAEKFGQLTSEIKDMQNPDTPYPDNKLVIWLDYEEGDSYAEEVTKEDPKYISDPSVTETLRTSNVMITGSPFTIDEAKELADILNAGALPVKMEEIYSNSVGAQFGEKALDKTITAGFIGIGVILIFMMAYYRLPGVVAAITLSLYIFLILVVFNALQGVLTLPGIAALVLGVGMAVDANIITYERIKEELKAGKSILSAYRSGNNRSLATILDANITTLIAAIVLFSFGTSSVKGFATMLIMSILLSFITAVYGSRLLLGLWVKSRALNKKPGLFGLKASQIQNIEDGEEVEPLVFGRSFDFVKHRKKFFSISIGLVLAGVIAISTLGLNVGIDFTSGSRIEVLSDGSITTEKVQSIYEELELEPESIVLSGDNDDIAVARFDTNLDQGTIEKVNQAFEDELGNRPKVSTVSPIVGQELVENAIYAVAIASVGIIIYVTLRFEIYYALTAIIALLHDAFFIVALFSVTRVEFDITIIAAILTIVGYSVNDTIVTFDRIRENVRAKKRVKSFEELAQIVNRSLMQTLGRSINTVLTVVFAALALLLFGANSITNFSFALVVGLAAGTYSSMFIAAQLWLVWRGRNLDKKPIIYKEKKQTGGPQV
- a CDS encoding LapA family protein; this translates as MKGQTNFILALVFALLVAVFAVINVDAVEVNYLFGIGQAPLILVILVSVLMGGVIAGAVGAVRFYRLQREIRTLKQKLQEYESTPLTNEAIEEEESNEKTESTP
- the recJ gene encoding single-stranded-DNA-specific exonuclease RecJ translates to MLRSKAKWDVSALSEPSVTIDDSLSVSTLTQRLLRQRGIHTKEAALEFLTPDLDKLHDPMLFDDMQKSVDRVRQAVQNDERVLVFGDYDADGVSATTVMVEALREVGATVDYYIPNRFTEGYGPNEAAFRKAKEAGVSLIITVDTGIAAVHEAAVAKELDIDLIITDHHEVQEQLPDAYALLHPKHSSHYPFPELAGVGVAFKFAHALLEEFPKHLLDLVVIGTIADLVPLHGENRILAYCGLKAITRSIRPGIVALKNICGIEGTMTEEDIGFMIGPRINAVGRLQDASPAVQLMLTEDDEEAVALAEMIQQLNQQRQKVVADISKEAEAMIEADESKLSSVLVVGKEGWNPGVLGIVASKLVQKYDRPAIVLAFDPDKGTAKGSARSIDAFDLFVNCMEVRHLFTHFGGHSQAAGMTLPLEQVDLLRSSLSQMADDKLAPEDFSQLLAIDGKVSLDEITLEKIHEINSLAPFGMGNPKPLFMLEKEVPREMRQIGSQLNHLKLQFKAEGAPIDAVGFGLGELYNQIAPQSSVSIVGELSVNEWNGRKKPQVMMKDLRVDDWQLFDLRGNRHAKKFFDQLAVKDGLAIAFDRTNTVHSTFDGFKLQFVDEERLHELPEGVIEHVVFLDLPNSLELMSNVLHRLRPRNVYTAYRVHDAAFLKTLPTREHFKWFYGMVRKHESFHLERDSGKLASYKGWTKETVEFIAQVFFELGFVKIENGLLTLNPNPVKKDLAESQQYQQKLNQLQVEQTLYFSSYQQLKVWMDEQMDTVVNVKEEVTNGL